TTTTCCACAATCAATTTCTACCTATTTCTATAAATTTCAATCTATTTCTATTATCTTATCTCCATATCACTCTTATCTCCTTATCCCCTTTCTTACACTTTTGATATATAGCCTGAACGGTTACATTATTTTTATTACCCGCAAGTTTTTATTTAACCTTTACTTTTAAAATAAAAGTTGCAGTACCTGAAGGAGAAATTTCAGGTATGCTCCATTTTACATGACTTACTGGTTGAACATTATCATTATCAAAGTTAGTTCCACCACCATCATGACAGTAAGTAATCGTTCCTGAACCACCTGCCTCGCCAAAGGTAGTATAAGAGGGGACAGCATCAATAAAGCTAATATCTGTAATAGAACTTGTCCCGAAATTAGTGGCAATAATGGTATAGGTAATCGTTCCCTCAGGTAAAATCTCAGTCTTATCTACCAATTTAACTAATTCTACCTGTGGCGATTCCAGTGGATGAGGAGATTTATGAGAGATTTGAGGCTTTTGAGTAATAGCCTGTTGCTCTGTGACAATTTTACTATTGTTACTTGTATAACTAATCCAGGCTGCATGAGCACTTGATACCATAATTACTACTACCATCAAACCCAATAATGGTTTCATCCTATTCATAATTCTCATCTCCTAACGAAAATTAGAGTTCTGCAAAACCAGGAAACTGTAGTTTTTAAGCGGGTATTTAAAACCTCTATTCTTATCAATTTCCTCCAAAGATCAAAATGCAAAAAGCAAATATAAAAATTACATATCAAAATGTAAAATTATCTCTTTCCTTTCAGCGTTAAAATAGAAGTCCTTTTGGGACGGTTCACTTTTGTTTGAAAGCTTGCGGTTAGAAAATGAAGTTAAAATTGGAAATTCGAAATTAGAAATTAGGGAAGGAAGTAAAAGCCCAATTTCTAATTTCCAATTTCAACTTTCTGTGAACGCTTACAAGTGACATTCGAAAGAAATCATAGGAAAAACGATAAAAGGAACCGTCCCGTCCTTTTTGAAATTTGATTTGTAATTTTGCATTTTGATATTTATATTTGATATTTGATATTTAATATTTGATATTTATTTGTTGTCTCCCCCAAATCCTATTTTGCAGAACCCTAAACGAAAATACTAAAGACCAAATTACTTAATTACTCCCAACTTACCCGTAACTTTTTCCCCCGTATCATTATCAACAATCAAATATATATAAATTCCACTGGCGACATTTTCATAGGCATCATTTCTTAAATCCCAACTCTTTTCCTGTCCAATATCATTCTTTTCTAATGTTCTAACTAACTCACCAGTTATACTAAATATTTTAATCGTTACATTCGTAGTTAATTCTGCAAATGTAAGTTGGTAACCATGGCGGCATGGATAGCATGGATTAGGATAAACAAATACCTTAGATAATCTTTTAGTCGCTGGTTTCTTAGACGGGAAAATGGCAAATTCAGATAGATGATAAACTTCAATGGTAATGGTATTTTTAATCGGGTCGATTACCCCACCCATTAATTCCCATTCCTTTTTACTATCATTCCAATAGAAGACCTTCAATGTTCGCTCATCTTCACCGGTAATATCTTCGTAACCATCATTATCTACATCTAAATAAAGCATAGTGATGGTAACTTTATTATTAAATTCTTCCCTGGGTGAGTTAAATTCATAGAATGCCGCTGGTTTATCACCTTTTATCAGAAAATTTCCTGTGGTTTCAGGAGCTTCTTCTACCGGTTTTTGAGTTATAGAAACAGTGCCTCCTTCAGGTGCCATCTCATTTTCAGGAATGATAATCTTTGTCTCCCCATCTTCAGGATTGCCATCTATGATAGTGATAGTTCCGCCTTGATTGGTAATTGTCCCTTCAGTAGTCAAGCAGACCTCTATTTTATACCTTTGAGTTAGCGTAGCATTTAGTCCATCGGTTGAGTAGATTTGATATGTAATTCCTGTAGTCCCAACTACATCCCCTGGGATAGAATAAGAATAGATAGAATTTGGCTCAGCAGCCATCGTGCCACAAATTTCAGGCGTTTGCGTGCCATAATATAATAATGCCTTATCTACAATAGTTCCATCCGTAATCGTCCCATTAATAACGACCTTGTTTCCTAACATACCAATTTTAGTCATTGGCGTATGGAGTATTTTAGGTGGGGTAATATCAAATCCCGTGGTCACCGTAGCCATCCGCGTATCAGGCATACCCCAGGTGTCTATGTCAGAAGAAGAGGCAGTAATTTGAGTAGTCGTTCTCTCGCCTTCATTACCTCCATCAGGCACTACAACCTGCAGGAAAAAGTATTTTGATTGCCCAGCAAGTAATGTCACAGAGCCAATACTTGTAGTTTCAGTTGCCTGATGAATTCCATCCTGATTGGTATCCTCAATTAACTTTACTTGCCAGCCTTGAGGTAGGCTTTTATTGTCTATGGAAAGGGTAATTGTATCCGTTCCATTACCGGTATTAGTCAGGGTGTAGGAATAGTAAATAGTTCTTGAACCGCCTAAGAGCTGGTCGGGTAATTTATCAAATGCAGATATGCCATAGCCTTGCCAGACTAAGGTAGAGACGATGTTACATGTGGTAACTGTTTCTGTTCCCCAGGTATTCTTATACCTTAAGATAACATCCCCGGGTTGAGAAATTCCATTTTGATAGGTAGAACTACCGTTATCTCCGCCATTTCTGATAATAGTTCCTGCGGTAGTAAGAGTAGCAGAAACTGGAAGGGACTGAAACAAAACCAATAACAAAAAAATCCATTTTATTAAACCTGTATTCACCATATTTGTCATTCACAATTCAATAACCTCTATTCCTGCTTATACATATCCGCCATCCATTTACCTTCATGACCTGGGTTAGGGATAACACTTTGAGTTCTGGGGTCAACGACAAAATCAATGGCTTCTAAAAATAAATAGCCAATCAATGGTGGTGTAGTATCATCATTTTCCATCACTTCCATAACAAAACTGCGGTCTTTTAATTCAATTTCAGCACCTTTAAATATCTTACGATTTGCTGGTCCATTAGCTGTTTTGATAGGGATGATATTATGAAATTGCAAGCCTAACCTTTCAATATCTACTTTATTAATAGAGACATAAGTTGCACCTGTATCTACAATCGCCTCAATCTCTATGGTGCGAATCTGACTGCCTGGGATTATATTTTCACTTGCCTTAACTACATCCCCATAATTCCTTATTATTATCTTCTCAGTTATTCGTCCCATTCTTCTTTTCCCTTTCTTCTAAAGATGGAAAATAGGACGCAAGATTTTTCTTTGCAGATGAACAGGATTAAAATTAATTTTTGTTATTTCCTCAGTGTTTCTTAATGTTTTTAGTGCTTTAGTGATTTCTTCTTTAAAATCCTAAAAATCCTGTAAATCTGCGTCCTAAAAAAAGTCTGCGGTCTTCTACTTTATCACTACCTCAAACCTACATTCTCCAGAACCTGATGGCTGGACAGAACCATTGATTGTAAAGGTGATAACCTTAGTCGCATCATCATAGGATACTGAGATACTATCTCCACCACCAGCTCCAACTGTCCCTGTCCCACTATTAGCGACATAAGTTGCCCAGGCAGGAATGACATCCTGTATCTGGACATTAATCGCCTCGGCATTACTCACATTCCTATACTTCAAGGTATAGGTCAAAGTAGCACCGGGTAGTTGAGCATCTGCTGGTGAAACACATTTTTCTAAGGTGAGATAAGGCACGGGCGCAGAGCAGGTGGTTATAGTTATATCTTCTATTGTTTCCAGGTCACCCCAGGGCACAGTATCCGTCCCAGAACAGGAGGCAATCACCTTATTAGTTGAGGTAGCACCTATATCTACTAAGGGTATATCTACCTTTAAGAAGAAGTAATTACTTTCTCCGGCGGCTAAGGTAATACTCCCAATCTGCGTCGTTTCTGTGGCTTGATGGAGTCCATTCTGATTATCATCCATTATCGTCGTTAAAGTCCACACTCCACCTGCCACATTACTGGCAGATAAAGTGATGGTATCTGTGGCATTGCCACTATTAGTCAGGCGATATGGGTAATAAATAGTCGTAGATGGGCTACCGGATAAGTCTGCCGGGCTGGTTAATTGGACGCCATAGCCTCTGGCAAAGGTCAGGGTATCATCCAACCGGACATCCGGGTCACCCCAAGCATCCGGGTGTGAAGATTCTGCCTTTACCCTAATCGTTGTGCTACCTGCAATTGAAACATCTACTTTAAGGAAAAATTTACGACTTTCATTTTGCCTCAAGGTAATTGGGCTTGGCAATGTGGTATTTTCGTCATCCTGATGGAAGCCATCCTGATTGGTATCATCGATTAAAGCAACAGACCAGGTCGCTCCTTCAAGCGTAGTTGCAGAAATAGTAATTGTATCCGTGCCATTACTTGAGTTACTGAGTTCGTAGTTATAATAAACCGTAGCGGTAGGCATAACCGATTGGTCTTTTGGTAACTCTAAGTAGCCAATCCCATAGCCCTGCAGGATAGTCGTGGTAGTAGCCATGCAGGTAACGGTCTTTGTCCCACCCATACCAGAGTATATCAATATAGCATCACCCTTAGCATCGGCTACATTTAAGGTGCCGGTATCACTGCCATTGATGATATTCGTCTCCACCGGCGCCCCTAAAGTCGCCTCCTCAACGACATTTAGAATATCCCCTGTATAATTATCATACCCCCCAATAGCATATATCTTACCATTAAGTGTAACGGCTGCTAATTCCCATCGTGCCGTAGGCATCGGTGCTTTAGTTGTCCAGGTGCCATTAGGACCGACACTCGGGTCAAATTCCTCAACTACATTTCCCCCAATAGCATAAATCTTACCATTAAGTGTAACGGCTGCTAAAGATGATCGTCCCGTAGGCATAGGTGCCTTAGTCGTCCATGTGCCATTAGGACCGACACTCGGGTCAAATTCCTCAACTACATTTTCACCTCCATATCCCCCAATAGCATAAATCTTACCATTAAGTGTAACGGCTGCTAATTCCCATCGTGCCGTAGGCATCGGTGCTTTAGTTGTCCAGGTGCCATTAGGACCGACACTCGGATCAAATTCCTCAACTACATTTAGTTTACTAGCAAAATTGTCTCCCCCAATAACATAAATCTTACCATTAAGTGCAGCTGCTGCTAACCAAGATCGCGCAGTAGGCATAGATGCTTTAGTCGTCCAGATGCCATTAGGGCCTATGGTTGGATCAAATTCCTCAACTGTATTCCCTACTGAATTTAGATAGTTACCCCAAAATCCCCCAATGGCGTATATCTTTCCATTAAGTGCTACTGTTACTAACCTTGTTCGTGCAGTTGGCATATTTGTTTTCTGAGTCCATGTACCAGTAGGACCAACAGTTGGATCAAATTCCGCGACTACATTTTCACCGCCATCTCCCCCAATAGCATAAATCTTACCATTAAGTGTAGAGGCTCCTAAACTACATCGTCCCGTAGGCATCGGTGCTTTAGTTTTCCATTCTAAGTCAAGTGCGAATGACTGTGTCCCCAATCCTAAATAAAACCCAATCCCGATTAATCCTAAAACTTTTTTCATTTTATTCATCCTCCTGCTTTTTAATTAGTCCTCTCTTGAGAGGGCTAAAGAGTGTATCCCCTAATTGTTCAACCAAGGATGGTTAAATTACTTGATTAGGTTAATATATCACAATTGTCAAAATTTGTCAAGGAAAATTTTTTGATTTTTTTAAAACTTGGAAGGGGAGCGTTGCGTAGGACTTAAAGCTATATCTATGGTCCCAGGCATTGCTTTATCTCATTTTTTGCCATCTTTTTGTTTCTCTTGACATTTTGAACTACGAAATACGCGAAACACACGAAAGAGTCTGATTGACAAATCTTTCATTCTTGAAAACTATCTGTTCTTTTCCCATTTTCGCGTCTTTTGCGTGTTTCGTAGTTTTTTCTCTCCGTGTTAAACTTTAATTATTTTTTTGAAGTTACAACTCTATAACACCTCCTCCTCTTGATGTCAACTAAGTAGATTACCTCTTTTTTATCACTTTGGCATCTTTTATCACCTAAAATTCTCCCCAACCCGCATCATAACTAAAAGTCATTTGCAACGCTCTCCTTGGAAATGGATCAATACCGAGAGGTCTCTTTTTAGTCCCTTTTTACTTCCATGTAATATTCCTACCACTTTCTAAAGATAATAACGCTTGACGAATATTATCTCGATTAGGATCTATTTCTAAAATCTTATTAAATATCATAGCAGTATTTTTTATCTCTCCCTTTTTATAATATGACTCAGCTAATTTATAATAATTATCCACATTATTAGGTGCTAATTTTATGGCCTTTTTAAATTCCTCAATTGCTTTGCCATATTCCATATTAAAAAGATAAACGCAGCCTAATTTTGCATACCCAGTGCTATCATTTGGGGCTAATTTAATTAGTTTTTTATAACAAATAATCGCTTTCTGATATTGGTGTAATGAAAGATATACCTCTCCAAGATTTAAATATCCAAGTACATCTGAAGGATTTAGATTAATAGATTTTTCAAAATTCTTAATAGATTGTTTCACATTACCTTTTTTATACCATAAAACTCCTTCATTGGAATATATCTTGGCATAATTATTAAATAATTTTATAGTTCTATTAATGTCAAAAGTTATCCCATCATCAATAATCTCATCCTTTGTGCCTCTTATTTTAACTCTTAACTTATTTTTTATAAGATTATCAGATAATATATTTTTGTCTTTTTCATTCTCTACAATCTTCCACAAAAGACCACGTGGAATTAAGTGATAATCTTTTGCATATTGTTGAATAAAATCCTCCTCAAACAAAATATAGAATGGGACTTTTTTAAAATTATTTTTAACTATCTCATCCATTATCAGTTTTTTTAAGTTTTTATTTTTAATCCTTGATTTTAATTCCATAATCCTTTCTTTTAAAAGTTCAAATTTTAATTCAGAATGTTTTTCCTTCATCTGATTAATATACCAATCATAATGTAAGAAAGTAACATCAATGAATAGTATATTGGGTTTACATTCCTCAACAAATTGGAGATAGAAAAGTGGGAAACTAGTTATATCTCCTTGAATAAAAGCTACCGTGTTTTCTTCTAATTGGGATATCATATTGTTTCCATAATCATAAGCAAAGTAGTATTGATGCCGATTAGCATATTGATAATTTGTAGTAAAAGGGAAAATTAAAAGAGCTAAGAATGTAAATGGAATGAAATAATCTATTTTAAAGAATAAGGAGTGAGGGATAGGATTAATTTTAAAAGTAGTTAGAGTAATCAATCTAACTATTCCTATAATTCCACAGCCATTAAATATAGCAAAGAGAGCAAAAGTCAAAATATAATAATCTTCAATATTATAAATTGAATAACATGTAGCAGAAAGTATGTTCATTAGAATTATTAGTAACAAAAAGATAAAGAGATTTCTATTTATTATAAACAAAGTTATTGCTCCAATAGGTCCAAGCCAAGTAAGATAAGGAGTAAACTGATGAGTGAAGAATTTACTTATATAAAATTTAAGTTTTTCTATTTGTTCCCTTATAGAGGGAGATTTCATATAATCTCTATAATCCCTGGCACTAATATGGTCAATAAACCTTTCTAATGTATCTGGATCATCCCAATTAATTGATGGGTTCATAGCAGCTCGAAGAGGAAGGTATAAGTAAAGGAATAACGGTAAGATGAATAATAGTAGCATTATTGAAATTGGCTTTAGAATTAATAATTTCCGAAGAATAGATTTCCAATAAAAGATATTCTTATGAATAAACTTTCTTTTTGAGGGTAAGTTTTCAGTTTTTTTTACTTTACTTGTTGAATACCTACTTATCCACGCCTGCCAACTAATAATTAAGATTAAGTAGATAGTAGCTGGCACAAGATAGATAGTCTGAAAGTGGTGAGTAAAAGCAACACCTGCAATGAAAGAAAATAAATAAAGTAGCCGGGGAGAAGGGGGAAGAGAGAAATTTTGGAGTAGATTATTTTCCCTTTTAACAACCTCTTGCCATTTAATCAGAATAAAGATTAAAATAGTGGCAAAGAGGATATTAAGGGTATATTTTTCAGCAACTACAGCCTGAATCCAAAAAGTGGTAGCAAAGGCAAGCATAAGTGCAGATAGAGTAGCAGGAATTAAATGAGGAAGTGAGGAAGTGAAGGAGTGAATAAGTAATTGAATATTATGAGTTTTTTCCTCTCTCCATGTCTTTCTCACTTCATCACTCAAATTTCTTCCCACTTTTAATGTAATAAAGTAGACCATCATACACGCCAGCGAAGCACATAAGGCAGAAGCAAGATTCATACGATAAGCAATATTTCCAATGGGTAAAGTAGTTATCCATAGTTTTCCAAGTAAGCAATAAAATGGATAACCCGGAGGATGGGGGATACCTAAAACAAAAGCCGCAGTTACCATCTCTCCAGAATCATGTAAACCAATAGTAGGGGTTAAGGTATGCAAGTATACCGCCCAGGAGATAAAAAATACCAATATCCCACCACCATAATCTATTGAAGTAAATGCCCTTGGAACAATTGGTTCATCTTTTGAAATGAGAAACTTTGGTATTCTAAACTGAACCTTCCACTCCCTCTTTTTCTGCCTTCTATCATCTGAAGTCTGTTTTTTTAACTTTTTCTTACCCATTTTACTACATATTATAGGACCCTTCCTTTAGAGATCAACTTAAACATCCCTTGGTTAAATAATTCTTTTGCTTTCTTCTTTGTGCTGATTTGTTAGCATAAATGTTTCATTTTAAAATTACATAGCATATATCTTACCATTAAGTACTGCTGCTGCTAACCCATTCCGTGCAGTAGGCATAGGTGCTTTAGTCGACCAGGTGCCATTTGGACCGACACTCGGGTCAAATTCCTCTACTACATTTAATTTCTTACCTTCTTCTCCTTCTTCTCCCCCAATAGCATAAATCTTACCATTAAGTGTCGCGGCGGCTAAAGCCTCTCGTCCTGTCGGCATCGGTGCCTTAGTCGTCCAGATGCCATTAGGAGCAACTGTTGGGTCAAATTCCTCAACTACATTTAGAGCTCCACTTCCTCCAATCGCATAAATCTTACCATTAAGTGCAGCGGCTGCTAAAGATGATCGTCCCGTAGGCATAGGTGCCTTAGTCGTCCAGGTGCCATTTGGACCGACACCTGGGTCAAATTCCTCAACGACATTTGCACCTTCATATCCCCCAATCGCATAAATCTTACCATTAAGTGTCACGGCAGCTAAAATCCATCGTCCTGTCGGCATCGGTGCCTTAGTCGTCCATGTGCCGTTTGGTCCGATACCTGGGTCAAATTCCTCGACTACATTTATATTTGAAACTCCAAGTCCCCCAATAGCATATATTTTGCCATTAAGAGCGCCTGCTCCTAAACCATATCGTCCTGTCGGCATCGGTGCCTTAGTTTTCCATTCAAGGTCAAGAGCTAAAACTTGTGTAGCACATGCTAAATAAATACCAACTCCTATTAATCCTAAAACTTTTTTCATCATTTTTCTTTACTCCTTTTTTTTTATTTTTTGTAAGCGGATTAAGCGGATTATTTATCTGACAGCATTATGCGAATTGAAAATATCATTTTATCCGCTTTATCCGCTAAATCTGCTTACTAAAGATTACTATAATTTTCTTATTTTGTCAACAAAAAATTTTAAATTATTTTTTCCTTTGTCTTTATTTCTAATCCCATTTGATACTCACCTTTAATCTTCACCCAATCTTTACCGTTATTCTCGGAAAAATAGGACCGACCATAAATATGAAAGGTGTCGATAGGAAGAGAGAGAATTGCCCCATTAATCATTTTTAATGTAATTATATTTAGTCCCTTTTTTAAAATATAAGAAGCGATTTTAATTTTGAAGCTGTTAATTGTTCCAAATTGATAAAAATTAGCACATGATATGGGAGGAGAAGATATCCCATTAATATTTATTATAAATCCCCCGATATTTCTTTCAACCATATAAGTCATGACAAAATTAATATCTTCTGCTGATGAAATATCCCTATTAATAATCAGTTCTTTTTTTATCATCATAGAATTACCTTCTAAAGTAATTACATTACCTTCCCGCCAACTTTCGTAACCTAAATTACCACAATCTTTAATGATTAAACATTCTTCTTTTTCAGTATATACTCCATTGGGATTAGTAAAACAAACACATAATCCATAAATACGCTCTGCATATGTAAGAACAGAACATAGAAATAATAGAATTAAGGAAAGAAGGATAGGTTTATAATATTTTAGACGAAACTTTTCATACCAAAAATACAATAGAAATCCAGTAAAAATTGCCATGATAGGTAATACCGGTGGGCGATATCTTTCTATAACTACAAATAAAATGACAGAAAAACTATAAGCAAATATAAAACCATAAAGCAATAAAGATTTCTTCCAGGATTTTAAAGAAAAAAATATACCTGTAAGTCCTAATATGAAAAAAATATCGAAACTAATTATTATAGGTAGTCTTAATAAAGAAGAATATATTTTACCTTGTTCATAATGTGTTTGATGTGGAACTCCCCATTTACTTACCAATAATAAAAACTTTTTAAGTTGTAATTTTATGAACTTTACAGGCTCTCTTTTTACAAAATCTAAAACATCTGCTACATAAAGCTCTTTTCCCTCTTTTTTCATCCTTTCCTGCAGGTTATTTAAATAAGGTTGACACAGGTCAAATGAAGCGTTTGCATGCTCATTATTACCTATCCAAAATTGAAATCCGCCAGCCGTGGTAAGTAAAATAAATTTCCCACCATAAATACAATTCCTAATAGTAACAGGTGAGATAGTAATAAAAAAGGCTAATAATACAATCGCATATTTAGTGATGACCTCTTTCTTAGGTATTTTGTAGGTAATAAGCATCCATATCAAGATAAATGGAAGAAAGATAATTACATTAGGCTGGGAAAGAGTAGCTAATCCTAAACATACTGCTCCCAAAACAAGATTTTTTGTTATCCCTTCTTCCTTACCTCTGAGAAAGAAAAATAAAGATGCACAACTAAAAAATGTAGTTAAAGCAGTAGATAAAAGCACCCCTTCATAAAATATCAATGTGCCACATACAGCACAAAGTAATGCCCCGATCATACCAATAGGTTTATTAAAAAGTTGCTTGCCAATAAGATAAGTCAAAAGACAGGTAATAACTCCAAGGATGAATTGAATTACCCTTGGGAAGATTAAGTTATAACCAGAGATAAGATAGCATAAGGACAGGAAATAGTAATACAAAGGATTATAACCAAAAGGTGTTTTCGGGAAAGTTCCCTCAAGTATTTCTTTAGCCGCAGTAACATACATATATGTATCATCACCTGCGTGTGGGGCAAAAAAGTACGGGTCATTATTCTTTAATTGAAAAATATATACCAGTCGTAGAAGAATACCTACTAAGAGAATACCACCTACCAGAACATATTCCTTTTTAACCAATTTAACTAACTCAAAAGAAATCCCTCTTTTAATATTTTTAGTCTCATTATTTTTTTTACCCTTCTTTTTCTTCTTAGCCATTTTTTTGAATTACCTTTGTAACTATTCAGCCACAGATAAACACGGATGAAACACTGAAAATTCGTGACCTGAAAATAGTTTTTTCACGCAAAGGACGCAAAGGTAATTTTTACCCTTATTTTCCTTTGCGTTCTTTGCGTGCTTGGCGTGAAACTTCTCCTGAAAATATCGGTGGTGTCTGAAAATAACTCTAATAGTGAAATCTATGCAGATTTGGTGTCCAAAAGGGATTTCATCCAAAAGAGCAAAATGCAAAACTCGTTTATAGTTTATGGTTTATAGTTTATGGTTTATAGTCCTTCAACTATAACCTATCTACTATCAACTATAAACTATCTTTGCCAAAGTTCAGTAAAATTATCTCTTTCCTTTCAGCGTTAAAATACTTGTAACTGTTCAGATAGTAATTCACCGCAGAGACGCAGAGAAACAGAAAGGAAAATATCTTTTTTTTCGTGTTTTTCGGTGTTTAAAAAAGTTTAAAAACAGTTAGGTGAAAGTAAGTATTAAAAGATTAATAAACAACGAAAGACCCGAAATGCACAAAAAAAGGAAATTTCTGTCTCTGGTGAATAGATTTTAATTTTTTCTCTGCGTCTCTGTGGCATCTTGCGGTGAACGGTTACAAATACTTGAAGTCCTTTTTGAAATTTGATTTGTAATTTTGCATTTTGATATTTATATTTGATATTTAATATCTGA
This bacterium DNA region includes the following protein-coding sequences:
- a CDS encoding T9SS type A sorting domain-containing protein — translated: MLLVLFQSLPVSATLTTAGTIIRNGGDNGSSTYQNGISQPGDVILRYKNTWGTETVTTCNIVSTLVWQGYGISAFDKLPDQLLGGSRTIYYSYTLTNTGNGTDTITLSIDNKSLPQGWQVKLIEDTNQDGIHQATETTSIGSVTLLAGQSKYFFLQVVVPDGGNEGERTTTQITASSSDIDTWGMPDTRMATVTTGFDITPPKILHTPMTKIGMLGNKVVINGTITDGTIVDKALLYYGTQTPEICGTMAAEPNSIYSYSIPGDVVGTTGITYQIYSTDGLNATLTQRYKIEVCLTTEGTITNQGGTITIIDGNPEDGETKIIIPENEMAPEGGTVSITQKPVEEAPETTGNFLIKGDKPAAFYEFNSPREEFNNKVTITMLYLDVDNDGYEDITGEDERTLKVFYWNDSKKEWELMGGVIDPIKNTITIEVYHLSEFAIFPSKKPATKRLSKVFVYPNPCYPCRHGYQLTFAELTTNVTIKIFSITGELVRTLEKNDIGQEKSWDLRNDAYENVASGIYIYLIVDNDTGEKVTGKLGVIK
- a CDS encoding retropepsin-like aspartic protease, whose protein sequence is MGRITEKIIIRNYGDVVKASENIIPGSQIRTIEIEAIVDTGATYVSINKVDIERLGLQFHNIIPIKTANGPANRKIFKGAEIELKDRSFVMEVMENDDTTPPLIGYLFLEAIDFVVDPRTQSVIPNPGHEGKWMADMYKQE
- a CDS encoding DUF2723 domain-containing protein, yielding MGKKKLKKQTSDDRRQKKREWKVQFRIPKFLISKDEPIVPRAFTSIDYGGGILVFFISWAVYLHTLTPTIGLHDSGEMVTAAFVLGIPHPPGYPFYCLLGKLWITTLPIGNIAYRMNLASALCASLACMMVYFITLKVGRNLSDEVRKTWREEKTHNIQLLIHSFTSSLPHLIPATLSALMLAFATTFWIQAVVAEKYTLNILFATILIFILIKWQEVVKRENNLLQNFSLPPSPRLLYLFSFIAGVAFTHHFQTIYLVPATIYLILIISWQAWISRYSTSKVKKTENLPSKRKFIHKNIFYWKSILRKLLILKPISIMLLLFILPLFLYLYLPLRAAMNPSINWDDPDTLERFIDHISARDYRDYMKSPSIREQIEKLKFYISKFFTHQFTPYLTWLGPIGAITLFIINRNLFIFLLLIILMNILSATCYSIYNIEDYYILTFALFAIFNGCGIIGIVRLITLTTFKINPIPHSLFFKIDYFIPFTFLALLIFPFTTNYQYANRHQYYFAYDYGNNMISQLEENTVAFIQGDITSFPLFYLQFVEECKPNILFIDVTFLHYDWYINQMKEKHSELKFELLKERIMELKSRIKNKNLKKLIMDEIVKNNFKKVPFYILFEEDFIQQYAKDYHLIPRGLLWKIVENEKDKNILSDNLIKNKLRVKIRGTKDEIIDDGITFDINRTIKLFNNYAKIYSNEGVLWYKKGNVKQSIKNFEKSINLNPSDVLGYLNLGEVYLSLHQYQKAIICYKKLIKLAPNDSTGYAKLGCVYLFNMEYGKAIEEFKKAIKLAPNNVDNYYKLAESYYKKGEIKNTAMIFNKILEIDPNRDNIRQALLSLESGRNITWK
- a CDS encoding glycosyltransferase family 39 protein, which codes for MAKKKKKGKKNNETKNIKRGISFELVKLVKKEYVLVGGILLVGILLRLVYIFQLKNNDPYFFAPHAGDDTYMYVTAAKEILEGTFPKTPFGYNPLYYYFLSLCYLISGYNLIFPRVIQFILGVITCLLTYLIGKQLFNKPIGMIGALLCAVCGTLIFYEGVLLSTALTTFFSCASLFFFLRGKEEGITKNLVLGAVCLGLATLSQPNVIIFLPFILIWMLITYKIPKKEVITKYAIVLLAFFITISPVTIRNCIYGGKFILLTTAGGFQFWIGNNEHANASFDLCQPYLNNLQERMKKEGKELYVADVLDFVKREPVKFIKLQLKKFLLLVSKWGVPHQTHYEQGKIYSSLLRLPIIISFDIFFILGLTGIFFSLKSWKKSLLLYGFIFAYSFSVILFVVIERYRPPVLPIMAIFTGFLLYFWYEKFRLKYYKPILLSLILLFLCSVLTYAERIYGLCVCFTNPNGVYTEKEECLIIKDCGNLGYESWREGNVITLEGNSMMIKKELIINRDISSAEDINFVMTYMVERNIGGFIININGISSPPISCANFYQFGTINSFKIKIASYILKKGLNIITLKMINGAILSLPIDTFHIYGRSYFSENNGKDWVKIKGEYQMGLEIKTKEKII